A genomic region of Bernardetia sp. ABR2-2B contains the following coding sequences:
- a CDS encoding superoxide dismutase: MAFELPKLPYDYNALEPNIDEQTMTIHHTKHHQGYTDKLNAAIKGTDMEGKSIEEILKSVSSSSNKAVRNNGGGYYNHDLFWKVMSPNGGGEPSGELAEAINKAFGSYADFKTKFEEAAKTQFGSGWAWLIVKADGSLAVTGTPNQDNPLMEVASEKGTPVLGIDVWEHAYYLKYQNKRPDYVGAFWNVVDWSKVAENYTNAK; the protein is encoded by the coding sequence ATGGCATTCGAACTTCCTAAGTTGCCTTACGACTACAACGCTCTTGAACCAAATATCGATGAGCAAACAATGACAATTCACCATACAAAACACCATCAAGGCTATACTGACAAGCTAAATGCAGCTATCAAAGGTACAGATATGGAAGGAAAAAGCATTGAAGAAATTCTAAAAAGTGTTAGTTCTTCATCTAATAAAGCTGTTCGAAATAATGGTGGTGGATATTACAATCACGACCTTTTTTGGAAAGTAATGTCACCAAACGGTGGGGGAGAACCTTCTGGAGAACTTGCAGAAGCAATCAATAAAGCATTCGGTTCTTATGCAGATTTCAAGACCAAATTTGAAGAAGCTGCCAAAACACAATTCGGTTCGGGTTGGGCGTGGCTTATCGTAAAAGCTGATGGCTCATTAGCTGTTACAGGAACGCCAAACCAAGATAATCCATTGATGGAAGTAGCTTCTGAAAAAGGTACTCCTGTTTTGGGAATTGATGTTTGGGAACACGCATACTATCTGAAATACCAAAACAAACGTCCTGATTATGTAGGTGCATTTTGGAATGTTGTAGATTGGAGCAAAGTAGCAGAAAACTATACAAATGCTAAATAA
- a CDS encoding type ISP restriction/modification enzyme: protein MILEEYISKINQRFQLGNSTEHTFRGDLQTLLESIVPKVSATNEPKRIACGAPDYVLTKKDIPVGFIEAKDIGDKDLEGKKKTGNKSQFDRYKNSLDNLAFTDYLDFHFYQEKKFVKSIAIGKIENGQIEPIRENFESFERHINDFCIYEGQTIKSPKKLAEMMAAKAQLLAEVIESSLNSDEKERQNSSLNEQFEAFKQILIKGISHKAFADVYAQTIAYGMFAARLHDDSPTSFTRQRAAVLIPKSNPFLRKLFQYIAGYDLDERLVWIVDSLADIFSHANVEAALEEYGRETQTEDALIHFYETFLAEYDPKLRKSRGVWYTPKPVVNFIVRAVDDILKTEFNLSKGLTDSSKTKIKVSEKGDLVEKEVHKVQILDPATGTGTFLAETVEHIYKQFQNQKGVWNSYVENDLLPRLNGFELLMASYAMAHLKLDFLLKETGFKPTSESNKQERFRIFLTNSLEEGSTELESSFANWLSTEANEANKIKKDTPVMVILGNPPYSGESQNKGKWIMELMEDYKKEPEGKVKLKERNPKWINDDYVKFLRYGQHFIEKNESGILAFINPHGFLDNPTFRGMRWNLLKTYDKIYTIDLHGNSKKKEVSPDGSIDQNVFDIQQGVSINIFVKTGKKKKDELGQVFHYDLYGRREHKYDFLDNHSLKDISFTKLPNVAPNYFMVQKDFEAQAEYDKGFSVNELFVINSVGIVSGKDAVLINYNHKDLTTNIESVYHSSPEHELIRNIDYRPFDTRSIYYDTDLIERAREKVMQHFINDKNIGLTLPKINKENDEIGYTNSFITKNIIDARISDRFITSIFPLYLYPEKEKPKKLSEERRTILYLQWEEKRASLETMKKAFAALTQMYEIKNGNHKEAQKIYKKQKKEYDKLKEEVEKLTNALEMKEATNGTLYEAQEEPRKPNLKKEIVAQIAQKLGLVFTVEKTKKKGTFAPIDILDYIYAVLHSPKYREKYKEFLKIDFPRVPYPTDAKTFWKLVDLGGQIRQIHLLESDVVDNFITSYPISSNEGGENEVEQRPKYALNKKTDLGKVYINETQYFDNVPKIAWEFYIGGYQPAQKWLKDRKGRKLTFEDINHYQKIIVALSETDRLMKEIDTILF from the coding sequence ATGATTTTAGAAGAATACATCAGCAAAATCAATCAGCGTTTTCAATTAGGAAACTCTACTGAGCATACATTTAGAGGAGATTTACAAACACTTTTAGAAAGTATTGTTCCTAAAGTATCAGCTACCAATGAGCCGAAACGTATTGCTTGTGGTGCGCCTGACTATGTTCTGACTAAAAAGGATATTCCTGTCGGATTTATTGAAGCCAAAGATATTGGAGATAAAGACCTTGAAGGAAAAAAGAAAACTGGCAATAAATCCCAATTTGATAGATATAAAAACTCCCTTGATAATCTTGCTTTTACAGATTATTTGGATTTCCATTTTTATCAAGAAAAAAAGTTTGTCAAAAGCATTGCTATTGGTAAAATAGAAAATGGACAGATAGAACCCATTAGAGAGAATTTTGAGAGTTTCGAAAGGCATATCAACGATTTTTGTATCTATGAAGGACAAACTATAAAAAGTCCGAAAAAATTAGCCGAAATGATGGCTGCAAAGGCGCAACTATTAGCTGAAGTAATAGAAAGCTCACTCAATTCAGATGAAAAAGAACGTCAAAACTCTTCTTTAAACGAGCAATTTGAAGCCTTCAAACAAATCTTGATAAAAGGTATCTCACACAAAGCCTTTGCTGATGTGTATGCTCAAACAATAGCCTACGGAATGTTTGCAGCACGACTGCACGATGATTCGCCTACTTCTTTTACTCGTCAGAGAGCTGCTGTACTGATTCCAAAATCAAATCCTTTTTTGCGTAAATTATTCCAGTACATAGCAGGGTATGATTTAGATGAACGTTTGGTTTGGATTGTAGATAGTTTGGCAGATATTTTTTCACATGCAAATGTAGAAGCTGCATTGGAAGAGTACGGAAGAGAAACACAAACAGAAGATGCCCTCATTCACTTTTACGAAACTTTTTTGGCAGAATACGACCCAAAACTAAGAAAATCAAGAGGGGTTTGGTACACGCCGAAACCAGTAGTTAATTTTATAGTTCGTGCCGTTGATGATATACTCAAAACTGAATTTAATCTATCTAAGGGACTAACAGACAGCAGTAAGACCAAAATTAAAGTAAGTGAAAAAGGCGATTTAGTAGAAAAAGAAGTACATAAAGTACAGATTCTTGACCCAGCAACAGGAACAGGAACATTTTTAGCCGAAACAGTAGAACACATTTACAAACAATTCCAAAATCAAAAAGGAGTTTGGAATAGCTATGTAGAAAATGACCTTTTACCTCGTTTGAATGGTTTTGAGCTGCTGATGGCTTCGTATGCAATGGCTCATCTAAAACTAGATTTTCTACTCAAAGAAACAGGCTTTAAACCTACCTCAGAGTCAAACAAACAGGAGCGTTTTAGAATTTTTCTAACAAATTCATTAGAAGAAGGTAGTACAGAGCTAGAAAGCAGTTTTGCAAATTGGCTTAGTACAGAAGCAAATGAAGCCAATAAAATCAAAAAAGATACGCCTGTAATGGTTATTTTGGGTAATCCTCCGTATAGTGGCGAAAGTCAGAATAAAGGAAAATGGATTATGGAATTGATGGAAGATTATAAGAAAGAACCCGAAGGAAAAGTAAAATTAAAGGAAAGAAATCCAAAATGGATAAATGATGATTATGTCAAGTTTTTGCGTTATGGTCAGCACTTTATAGAAAAAAATGAAAGTGGTATCCTTGCTTTTATTAATCCACATGGCTTTTTAGATAATCCTACTTTTAGAGGAATGCGTTGGAATTTGCTTAAGACATACGATAAAATTTACACCATAGATTTACATGGTAATTCTAAGAAAAAAGAAGTTTCGCCTGATGGAAGCATAGACCAAAACGTCTTTGATATTCAGCAAGGTGTCAGTATCAATATTTTTGTCAAAACTGGAAAAAAGAAAAAAGACGAACTAGGACAAGTTTTTCACTATGATTTGTATGGAAGAAGGGAACATAAGTATGATTTTTTAGATAATCATTCTCTTAAAGATATATCTTTCACAAAACTTCCAAATGTTGCACCTAATTATTTTATGGTGCAAAAGGATTTTGAAGCACAAGCAGAATATGATAAAGGGTTTTCTGTCAATGAATTATTTGTAATTAATTCAGTAGGAATTGTGAGTGGTAAAGACGCTGTTTTAATAAATTATAATCATAAAGATTTAACTACAAACATAGAATCAGTTTATCACTCTAGTCCAGAACATGAATTGATAAGAAACATTGATTATCGTCCCTTTGATACAAGAAGTATTTATTATGATACCGATTTGATAGAAAGGGCAAGAGAGAAAGTAATGCAACATTTTATCAATGATAAAAATATTGGATTAACATTACCTAAGATAAATAAGGAAAATGACGAGATTGGTTACACTAATTCATTTATTACCAAAAATATAATTGACGCAAGAATTTCCGATAGATTCATAACTTCAATATTCCCTCTTTACCTCTATCCAGAAAAAGAAAAACCAAAAAAACTATCAGAAGAAAGAAGAACTATTTTATATCTTCAATGGGAAGAAAAAAGAGCAAGTTTAGAAACTATGAAAAAGGCGTTTGCAGCCCTTACACAGATGTATGAAATCAAAAATGGAAATCATAAAGAAGCTCAAAAAATATATAAAAAACAGAAGAAGGAATATGACAAACTAAAAGAAGAGGTAGAAAAGCTAACAAATGCCTTAGAAATGAAAGAAGCAACAAATGGAACACTCTATGAAGCACAAGAAGAACCAAGAAAGCCGAATCTAAAAAAAGAAATAGTAGCTCAAATCGCTCAAAAATTAGGTTTAGTTTTTACGGTGGAGAAAACAAAAAAGAAAGGAACGTTTGCGCCTATTGATATTTTGGATTATATCTATGCTGTTCTTCATTCACCAAAATATAGAGAAAAGTATAAGGAGTTTTTGAAGATAGATTTTCCTAGAGTTCCTTATCCTACTGATGCAAAAACGTTTTGGAAATTGGTTGATTTAGGAGGTCAGATAAGACAAATTCATTTATTGGAAAGTGATGTAGTAGATAATTTTATTACTTCTTATCCTATTAGCTCAAATGAGGGAGGCGAAAACGAAGTAGAACAACGTCCAAAATATGCTCTCAATAAAAAAACTGATTTAGGAAAAGTCTATATCAATGAAACTCAATATTTTGATAATGTACCAAAAATAGCTTGGGAGTTTTATATTGGAGGTTATCAACCTGCCCAAAAGTGGCTCAAAGATAGGAAAGGTAGAAAGCTCACTTTTGAGGACATCAATCACTATCAAAAAATCATCGTTGCTTTATCTGAAACAGATAGATTGATGAAGGAAATTGATACTATTTTGTTTTAA
- a CDS encoding PH domain-containing protein gives MFKKMASEALGLSDIGKIISPENYNKVESDDYILHEDNEKIFFLIKSKQDEYCFTNRALIHVDGTSAMSKKRTLKRYEYYKYPISSVLLETAGTIDLDVEIKFKLGVRNSASSISKSSSSSSGGVSFSIDVDKNQLEQLKDLYKALYTMSLIESSNYSDYNGAYDAINKAIQVVANNRTNEANQAEELERVTKYISHFLDDAKEKYVKKDYSDVFLKYINN, from the coding sequence ATGTTCAAAAAAATGGCTTCCGAAGCTCTCGGACTTAGTGATATTGGAAAAATTATTTCACCAGAAAACTATAACAAAGTAGAATCTGATGATTATATTTTGCACGAAGACAATGAAAAAATATTCTTCTTAATAAAATCAAAACAGGACGAATACTGTTTTACTAATCGTGCCTTAATTCACGTAGATGGAACAAGTGCCATGAGCAAAAAACGAACACTAAAAAGATATGAATATTATAAATATCCAATCTCTTCTGTTTTGTTAGAAACAGCAGGAACAATAGATTTAGATGTTGAAATAAAATTCAAATTAGGCGTAAGAAATAGTGCCTCTTCTATTTCAAAATCAAGCTCGTCTTCTTCTGGAGGAGTTTCTTTTTCTATCGATGTAGATAAGAATCAATTAGAGCAACTCAAAGATTTATATAAAGCTCTTTATACAATGTCTCTAATCGAAAGTAGTAATTATTCAGATTACAATGGAGCTTATGATGCCATCAATAAGGCTATTCAAGTAGTAGCAAATAATAGAACAAACGAAGCAAATCAAGCCGAAGAATTAGAGAGAGTAACTAAATATATTTCTCATTTTTTAGATGATGCAAAAGAAAAATATGTTAAAAAAGATTACTCTGATGTATTTTTGAAATATATCAATAATTAA
- a CDS encoding tyrosine-type recombinase/integrase translates to MLKPIKPVVAFHKPSNLYEGIEVYLAYKTNLNGNRTDERIKSISNIMLLTLQKLGIDTLPIENATTGVLYELLAAMKKDRGVSNNRYNDYRNFLQNAFHYFYEKEWINRNNALSIPRLRKESTQYHKPYNDKEIKKIYDYLRENNVFLLRFIEFFRYTGLRPNEIRQLRVGNIDTQNWLIRPESLTIKTRIERTIEIPIEFIKELKKWNIDKFPSSYYLFSNQSKGIGKKIASKNTFCHAFKKVKDALELDKFQTLYSFRATTALDVYKENNYNPQCVQDYLGHTNGESTYNYLSRPDARVLRKRNFVFPILKRF, encoded by the coding sequence ATGTTAAAACCAATTAAACCAGTCGTAGCATTTCATAAACCTTCAAATTTATATGAAGGTATTGAGGTGTATTTGGCTTACAAAACAAATCTAAACGGCAACCGAACAGATGAGCGTATTAAGTCAATTTCTAATATTATGCTTCTTACTTTGCAAAAATTAGGTATTGACACTCTACCAATAGAGAACGCAACCACAGGCGTTTTATACGAACTTTTGGCAGCTATGAAAAAGGATAGGGGTGTGAGTAATAATCGTTATAATGACTATAGAAACTTCTTACAAAATGCCTTTCATTATTTCTATGAAAAGGAATGGATAAACAGAAACAATGCTTTATCAATCCCAAGGTTACGCAAAGAAAGTACGCAATATCATAAGCCGTACAATGACAAGGAAATCAAAAAAATATATGATTATCTAAGAGAAAACAATGTTTTTCTATTGCGTTTTATTGAGTTTTTCAGATACACAGGATTAAGACCGAATGAAATTAGACAGCTAAGAGTAGGTAATATTGATACTCAAAATTGGCTCATACGTCCCGAAAGTCTAACTATAAAGACACGCATAGAAAGAACGATTGAAATTCCTATTGAATTTATTAAGGAACTCAAAAAATGGAATATTGATAAGTTTCCAAGTTCTTATTATTTGTTTTCTAACCAGTCAAAGGGCATAGGAAAAAAGATAGCCAGTAAAAACACTTTTTGTCATGCATTCAAAAAGGTAAAAGATGCCCTAGAGCTTGATAAGTTTCAAACGCTATATAGTTTCAGAGCTACAACAGCATTAGATGTATATAAAGAGAATAATTATAATCCTCAATGCGTACAGGATTATTTAGGACACACAAATGGAGAATCTACTTATAATTATTTGAGCCGTCCAGATGCACGAGTTTTGAGAAAAAGAAATTTTGTATTCCCTATTCTCAAACGATTTTAA
- a CDS encoding helix-turn-helix transcriptional regulator, with product MKFTTGIKINEAIKSERILRGLSQSDMSESLGITQNAYSKIERGISSISLERFIEICKILEIPSYGFLEYCKFAINKENYSKFVKRMTITPEEIEEEAIYKKKLEDKVKTLSSTIDEKDRLISILVEKIKGLEQELEK from the coding sequence ATGAAATTTACTACAGGAATAAAAATAAACGAGGCTATCAAGTCAGAAAGAATTTTAAGAGGTTTATCTCAGTCCGATATGTCTGAAAGTTTGGGGATTACACAAAACGCCTACAGTAAGATAGAGAGGGGAATTAGCTCAATTTCTTTAGAAAGATTTATTGAAATTTGTAAAATACTGGAGATACCTTCTTATGGATTTCTAGAGTATTGCAAATTTGCAATAAACAAAGAAAATTACAGTAAATTCGTTAAACGTATGACAATTACTCCTGAAGAGATTGAAGAAGAAGCTATATATAAAAAAAAACTAGAAGACAAAGTAAAAACATTGAGTAGTACAATAGATGAAAAAGATAGGTTAATATCTATACTTGTGGAAAAAATAAAAGGTTTGGAACAAGAACTAGAAAAATAG
- a CDS encoding toprim domain-containing protein, which yields MQNNRFTPQQIEKANKTDLRALLVEFGFVKLSNSLFENPFRTEKSSNSFSVFKHQTQNIWIAKDLSSGRIWNVMTLTMEYKRKSFVEAMYFLLAFNKEFVQQPKDDNFFLSKPHFNQPLPNHKEATDKQKNNLNYYLKKERGISPSLAKEYIKYQQYELKNKWYYGLFFSNDSEGYAVRNKSFKGNFGKADIRTILYKNSTTWIIFEGFIDFLSAITYYKKNFKANILILNSTSHTEKAKQILKSLAATKIFTFLDNDTAGKEATNELKKLAIPLFDKSDTYKDYNDFNQFLTSSQTKNAQA from the coding sequence ATGCAAAATAACAGATTTACACCCCAGCAAATAGAGAAAGCTAATAAAACAGATTTGAGAGCTTTATTAGTAGAATTTGGATTTGTCAAACTTTCAAACTCACTTTTTGAAAATCCTTTTCGAACAGAAAAAAGTAGTAACAGCTTTTCAGTATTCAAACATCAAACTCAAAATATTTGGATTGCAAAAGATTTGAGTAGTGGGAGAATTTGGAACGTCATGACGCTCACAATGGAATACAAAAGAAAATCATTTGTAGAAGCCATGTATTTTCTTTTGGCATTCAATAAGGAGTTTGTACAACAACCAAAAGATGATAACTTTTTTCTTTCAAAACCTCATTTCAATCAGCCATTACCAAACCACAAAGAAGCAACCGACAAACAAAAAAACAATCTAAACTACTATCTAAAAAAAGAACGTGGTATTAGTCCATCACTTGCCAAAGAATACATAAAATACCAACAATACGAACTAAAAAATAAATGGTATTACGGTTTGTTTTTCTCAAATGATTCAGAAGGTTATGCAGTCAGAAATAAGAGTTTTAAAGGCAATTTTGGAAAAGCTGATATAAGAACCATTTTATACAAAAATTCTACAACGTGGATAATATTTGAAGGTTTTATCGACTTTCTTTCTGCAATCACTTACTACAAAAAGAATTTTAAAGCAAATATTTTAATTCTGAATTCTACTAGCCACACAGAAAAAGCAAAACAGATACTAAAATCATTAGCAGCTACTAAAATTTTCACTTTCCTAGACAATGATACAGCAGGAAAAGAAGCCACAAACGAACTAAAAAAATTAGCTATTCCATTGTTTGACAAATCCGATACATACAAGGATTATAACGACTTTAATCAATTTCTAACCAGTAGCC
- a CDS encoding VapE domain-containing protein yields MELNAENTNIVSNNGTNITTQKPQNEVVSNDFKKIFEAQILECIKKGQDIELSKAELIPKFSTINPTTAKNIIERMYKENEVFFHFYSLNKNDQILTYLRHYEKGLRLNLITNEFDNKGRILNDADLNTILIEAQNFGIKKCSSNTFFTILNSNFITKYNPFIDFFEKNKKRKPTGVIKAFSDSIISPIEVSSNGLSNEDYNYRFIKKWLIGLIASVYGGKSNLFLILVGGQGTGKSQFFLRMLPSELKNYLIETKLDNEKESDLAQKMGSALIILDDEMGGKNKSDWKLLKALSDKDTFRVRLPYGRLMQSIKRIASFAGTSNDYELLGDLTGNRRLLPIEVSSIEHKEYNAIDKTDLLMEAYHCFKNGETHELNSEDKELLNRYSYKFQITDSIMEVIEECLELPTEDNKDKIVDMTATELAKFLDFYAPTKIYPTQLGQRLQNFGFCQKHERIGRTTKRFYSVIKKKGD; encoded by the coding sequence ATGGAATTAAACGCAGAAAACACAAATATTGTTTCAAATAATGGAACAAATATAACTACTCAAAAGCCTCAAAATGAAGTAGTTAGTAATGATTTTAAAAAGATTTTTGAAGCTCAAATATTAGAGTGTATAAAAAAAGGACAGGATATAGAATTGTCAAAAGCTGAATTGATACCCAAATTTTCTACTATCAATCCGACAACAGCAAAAAACATAATTGAAAGAATGTATAAGGAGAATGAAGTATTTTTTCATTTCTATTCTCTAAACAAAAATGACCAAATCTTGACCTATTTACGCCACTATGAAAAAGGATTAAGGCTTAATTTAATAACTAATGAATTTGATAACAAAGGACGTATTTTGAATGATGCAGACTTGAATACTATTTTAATAGAAGCGCAAAATTTTGGTATTAAAAAATGTTCCAGTAATACGTTTTTTACTATCCTAAACAGTAATTTCATTACAAAATATAATCCTTTTATTGACTTTTTCGAAAAGAATAAAAAGCGAAAACCAACAGGAGTAATAAAGGCTTTTTCAGATTCTATTATTAGTCCTATTGAAGTGAGTAGCAACGGATTAAGCAATGAAGACTATAATTATAGATTTATCAAAAAATGGTTAATAGGTCTTATAGCCAGTGTTTACGGAGGTAAAAGTAATTTATTTTTGATTTTAGTAGGAGGGCAAGGAACAGGAAAAAGTCAGTTCTTTTTGAGAATGCTCCCAAGTGAATTGAAAAATTATTTGATTGAAACTAAATTGGATAATGAAAAAGAAAGTGATTTAGCTCAAAAAATGGGTTCGGCTTTAATCATTTTAGATGATGAAATGGGAGGTAAAAATAAAAGTGATTGGAAGCTATTAAAGGCGTTATCTGATAAAGACACTTTTAGAGTTCGTTTGCCTTATGGTCGTTTGATGCAATCTATCAAGCGAATTGCATCGTTTGCAGGTACTAGTAATGATTATGAATTGTTAGGGGATTTAACAGGAAATAGGCGTTTATTGCCTATTGAAGTGAGTAGCATTGAACACAAAGAATATAACGCAATAGACAAAACGGATTTATTAATGGAAGCCTATCACTGTTTTAAGAATGGAGAAACGCACGAGTTAAACTCAGAAGATAAAGAATTACTAAACCGTTATAGCTACAAATTTCAAATTACGGATTCTATAATGGAAGTTATCGAGGAATGTTTGGAGTTACCAACAGAAGACAATAAAGATAAAATCGTGGATATGACAGCCACAGAACTAGCCAAGTTTTTAGACTTTTACGCACCTACTAAAATTTATCCAACTCAATTAGGGCAACGCCTTCAAAATTTCGGTTTTTGTCAAAAACACGAACGCATCGGAAGGACTACAAAACGCTTTTATTCAGTAATTAAGAAAAAAGGCGATTAA